The Streptomyces sp. NBC_00435 nucleotide sequence CGGGCAGCTCCGCCGGGCAGCGCGGCCCCGTCGGACGCCGCGGTCGTCGGCCGCACCACCCCCACCACGGTCACCACCTCGGCCGGAACCGGGGCCGGTGCCTCCGCCCGCGCCTCCGCCGGGGGCCGTTTCGGAGTCGGGGGTAGGGCCGTGGGCTCCGGCGGTGGGGTCGGATGTGGGTGGGGCGGGCCGAGCAGGGCCTCGGCCCGGTGGCGAAGCGCGGCGGAGTCGGAGTGCCGGACCCGCCGGTGGCGCAGACGGCCGTCCGAGAGGCGGGAGCGACCTGGGGCGCTGCCGGCGCCCGCGGGATGCTGAGTACGTGTGCGAAGAGTCATGACGCGACGGTAGGGCCGAATCCCGGGCACCGTTCGGAAGGCTCAATTCCGGTGGATGCCACACCCGTTGTGGATACCGCCTTCACCCGATCCGGTGATCGGACGCCAGCCGTCAACCGTCAATCGCCTGCCGCCTGCCGCCAACAGCCAGCGAGGTCAGCGCGGGGATACGACCGCCGCCAGCAAACCCGGCCCGGTATGTGCGCCGATCACCGCGCCGACCTCGCTGACGTGCAGTTCCACCAGCCCGGGGATCCGCTCACGGAGCCGCTGCGCCAGCTTGTCCGCGCGCTCCGGGGCCGCCAGGTGGTGCACGGCCACGTCGACGGCGCCGGACCCCGCGCGCTCGACGGCCAGCTCTTCCAGGCGGGCGATGGCCTTGGAGGCCGTACGCACCTTCTCCAGCATCTCGATCCGCCCGCCGTCCAACGTCAGCAGCGGTTTGACCGCGAGCGCCGAACCGAGCAGGGCCTGCGCGGCGCCGATCCGGCCGCCGCGTCGGAGGTAGTCGAGGGTGTCCACGTAGAAGTACGCCGAGATCCCGGCGGCCCGCTTCTGCGCGGCCGCGACGGCCTCGTCCACGGAACCGCCGGCCTCGGCCGCCTCCGCGGCGGCCAGGGCGCAGAAGCCAAGGGCCATGGCCACCATGCCGGTGTCCACGACGCGGACGGGTACCGGGGCCGTCTTCGCGGCGAGCACGGCGGCGTCGTAGGTGCCGGAGAACTCGGCGGACAGGTGCAGGCTGACGATGCCGGTCGCACCGGCGTCCGCGGCCGCCCGGTAGGCCCGGACGAAGTCCTCGGGGCTGGGGCGGGACGTGGTGACCGAGCGGCGCTTCTGCAGGGCCAGGGCGAGGCTCCGGGCCGAGATCTCGGTGCCCTCCTCGAGGGCCTCGTCGCCGAGGACCACGGTCAGCGGGACGGAGGTGATTCCGTGCCGCGCCATGGCCGGTTGGGGCAGGTAGGCCGTGGAATCCGTGACGATCGCGACATGGCGGGACATGAGGCGGAGGTTACCGGCAGTGGGGGTGTTCCGGCAGCCCGGGACTCTCGCCCCAGGTGGCGCGGCCGACCGTTCCGCGGCGGTACGGCCCCCGGGACCGATCCGCGCGGGAGCCCCCGGTCCCCCGGCGCGGCCGCGGGTCCTGGGCCTTCGGGGCCGTCCCCTACCCGCCCTTCCGCCGTTCCCCGGGCTCCGCCCGGACCCGCGCCGCGCACGCCGGCGGGGCTGGGGTTCGGCTCAAAAGGCCGCCTGGGCTGCGGCTGGGCTGGATGGGGCCGGCGTCATGCCGTACGGGAACGGTGACGGGGCTGGGGACGCCTCAGGTCGTCGTCTCCGGGCGGGGGGTCTTCTGCCAGGGGTACTCGGGGGCCGCGGTGGGCTGGGAGAGGGCCGGACGCGGGGACTGGGGAGGCTGGGAGGCGTGCGGAGGCTGCGGGGTGTTCCACGTGGCGGCCGTCGGGTGGGGAAGATCGTCGATCGATTCCCGGGCCCAGTCCCGCAGCGCACCGGACTCGACCTCGATCTGCGCCGACAGCGAGGACAGGTCGTCGTCCGCGAAACGGCGCGCGCGGTCCCGTGCCGCCCAGCGCAGCGAGTCCGCCGACTCCGTGATCTTCGCCGTGCGCTCCCGCAAGCCGGGCAGTGCGTCCGCGGTCCGCTTGCGGTCCGGCTCCGCCTCCAGCCGCTTCAGCTCGTCGTCCAACTCGTGCCCGTGCGCGCTCAGCCGCTCGAACAGTCCGATCGACTCCTTCAGCGAGGCGTCCGTCTGGACCCCCTCGTACAGCGCCTGCTGCGTGGCCCGCATCGACGACCGCAGGTCCAGCCGCAGCTGGGCCAGCGCACCCGTGACACCGACCTGACCGAAGCTGCGCGCCCGCAACGTGGTGTCCTCCACGGTGCGGCGGGCCTGGGTGATGGTCCGGTCCACTCCGCGTGCCGCGGCCTTGACCACCTTCGCCGTCACATAGACCCCGAGCCCCAGGAAGGCGAACAGCAGCACCAGGGCCACGATGATCAAAGACGCCTCCATGAGGTTCCCTTCCCCAGCCGGTTGGTCCCTTCCACCGTAAACGCCGCGGGCAGGCCGCGGGTTCCAATCGAACCCCCAACCTGCCCGTACGGGAATACCCCGAGACCGTCCGACAGACGTCTCGGACACGTCAGACGCGTCAGACGACGATGTTCACCAGCTTCGGCGCACGCACGATCACCTTGCGGATCTCGGCCCCGCCCAGCGCCGCCACGACCGCCTCGTCGCCCAGCGCCAGCTGCTCCAGTTCGGCGTCGGAGATCTCCGGCGAGACCTCCAACCGGGCCTTGACCTTGCCCTTGATCTGGACGACACAGGTCACGCTCTCGTCCACGACGTACGCCGGGTCCGCGACCGGGAAGTCCTGGTGGACGACCGACTCGCTGTGGCCCAGGCGGTGCCACAGCTCCTCCGCGATGTGCGGCGCCAGCGGGGCGACCAGCAGCACCAGCCGCTCCGCGACCGAGCGCTCCAGCGGCCGGCCCGCCTTGGTCAGCGTGTTGTTCAGCTCGGTGATCTTCGCGATGGCGGTGTTGAACCGCAGCCCCTCCATGTCGGAGCCCGCCCCGTCGATCGCCTTGTGCAGCGCGCGCAGCGTGCCCTCGCCGGGCTCCGCGTCGACGACCGTCACGGCGCCCGTCTCCTCGTCCACGATGTTGCGCCACAGCCGCTGCAGCAGCCGGTACTGGCCGACCACGGCGCGCGTGTCCCACGGACGCGACACGTCCAGCGGGCCCATCGCCATCTCGTACAGGCGCAGGGTGTCCGCGCCGTACTCCTCGCAGATCTCGTCCGGCGTGACGGCGTTCTTCAGGGACTTGCCCATCTTGCCGTGCTCGCGCTTGACCGGCTCGCCCTGGTAGAACCAGCCGCCGTCGCGCTCCTCGACCTCGGCCGCGGGCACGTACACACCGCGCGAGTCGGTGTACGCGTAGGCCTGGATCATGCCCTGGTTGAACAGCTTGTGGAACGGCTCCACCGAGGAGACGTGGCCCAGGTCGAACAGCACCTTCGACCAGAAGCGCGCGTACAGCAGGTGCAGCACCGCGTGCTCGGCGCCGCCGACGTACAGGTCGACGCCGCCGTGCGGCTGGCCCTCCCGCGGGCCCATCCAGTACTGCTCGATCTCCGGGTCGACCAGGGCCGATCCGTTGTTCGGGTCCAGGTAGCGCAGCTCGTACCAGCAGGAACCGGCCCAGTTCGGCATGGTGTTGGTCTCGCGCCGGAACGCGCGCACCCCGCGCCCGTCGCCCAGGTCCAGCTCGACGTTGACCCACGCCTCGTTGCGCGACAGCGGGGTCTCCGGCTTGGAGGCCGCGTCGTTCGCCTCAAACGTGCGCGGCGAGTAGTCCTCGACCTCCGGCAGCTCCAGCGGCAGCATCGACGCGGGCAGCGGGTGGGCCACGCCGTCCTCGTCGTAGACGATCGGGAAGGGCTCGCCCCAGTAGCGCTGACGGCTGAACAGCCAGTCGCGCAGCCGGAAGTTGACGGTCCCCTCGCCGATGCCGCGCCCGGCCAGCCAGTCGGTGATCGCGGCCTTGGCCTCGACCACGCCCAGGCCGTCCAGCGAGACGCCCTCGCCGGTCGAGTTGACGATGGTGCCGTCGTACGAGGAGAACGCGTCCTCCCACTCCAGCGGGTCCGCGTCACGGTCGTCCGTGGGCCGGACGACGCAGCGCATCGGCAGCTCGAAGGCGCGCGCGAACTCGAAGTCGCGGCTGTCGTGCGCCGGGACAGCCATGATCGCGCCGGTGCCGTAGCCCATCAGCACGTAGTCCGCGATGAAGACGGGCACCTGGTCGCCGCTGACCGGGTTGGTCGCGTACGCGCCGGTGAAGACACCGGTCTTGTCCTTGGCCTCGGCCTGCCGCTCGACGTCCGACTTCGCGGCGGCCTGCTTGCGGTACGCGTCCACGGCCTCGCTCGGGGTCGCGGCGCCCCCGGTCCACAGCTGGTGCGTGCCCTCGGGCCACTCGGTCGGGACGATCTTCCCGACCAGGTCGTGCTCGGGCGCCAGCACCATGTAGGTGGCGCCGAACAGCGTGTCGGGGCGCGTGGTGAAGACGGTGATGGCCTCCCCGGCGCCGACCGCGAAGTCGACGCGCGCGCCCTCGCTGCGGCCGATCCAGTTGCGCTGCTGCAGCTTGATGGCCTCGGGCCAGTCCAGCGCGTCCAGGTCGTCGATCAGGCGGTCGGCATAGGCCGTGATCCGCATGTTCCACTGGCTCAGCTTGGACTTGAAGACCGGGAAGTTGCCGCGCTCGGACCGGCCGTCGGCGGTGACCTCCTCGTTGGCCAGTACGGTGCCCAGCCCGGGGCACCAGTTGACGGGCGCGTCCGAGGCGTAGGCCAGCCGGTACTCGTTCAGCACGTCGGCCCGCTCGCCCGCGCTCAGCGCGGCCCAGGAGGCGCCACCGGGCAGCTCGCGGGAGCCGTCCTCGAACGCGGCGACCAGCTCGGCGATCGGGCGGGCCTTCTTCGCCTCGGCGTCGTACCAGGAGTTGTAGATCTGCAGGAAGATCCACTGGGTCCACTTGTAGTAGTCCGGGTCGATCGTCGCGAACGACCGGCGCTTGTCGTGGCCCAGGCCCAGCCGGCGCAGCTGGACCTTCATGTTCTCGATGTTCGCCTCGGTCGACACGCGCGGGTGCGTGCCGGTCTGCACGGCGTACTGCTCGGCCGGCAGGCCGAAGGCGTCGAAGCCCAGGGTGTGCAGGACGTTGTGGCCGGTCATCCGCTGGTGACGGGCGAAGACGTCGGTGGCGATGTACCCGAGCGGGTGCCCGACGTGCAGGCCGGCGCC carries:
- a CDS encoding DegV family protein, with the protein product MSRHVAIVTDSTAYLPQPAMARHGITSVPLTVVLGDEALEEGTEISARSLALALQKRRSVTTSRPSPEDFVRAYRAAADAGATGIVSLHLSAEFSGTYDAAVLAAKTAPVPVRVVDTGMVAMALGFCALAAAEAAEAGGSVDEAVAAAQKRAAGISAYFYVDTLDYLRRGGRIGAAQALLGSALAVKPLLTLDGGRIEMLEKVRTASKAIARLEELAVERAGSGAVDVAVHHLAAPERADKLAQRLRERIPGLVELHVSEVGAVIGAHTGPGLLAAVVSPR
- the leuS gene encoding leucine--tRNA ligase, with the protein product MSETNTPAPEAAEAHRYTAAMAADIEARWQDVWDAQGTYEAPNPTGDLAGDPAVVARPKKFIMDMFPYPSGAGLHVGHPLGYIATDVFARHQRMTGHNVLHTLGFDAFGLPAEQYAVQTGTHPRVSTEANIENMKVQLRRLGLGHDKRRSFATIDPDYYKWTQWIFLQIYNSWYDAEAKKARPIAELVAAFEDGSRELPGGASWAALSAGERADVLNEYRLAYASDAPVNWCPGLGTVLANEEVTADGRSERGNFPVFKSKLSQWNMRITAYADRLIDDLDALDWPEAIKLQQRNWIGRSEGARVDFAVGAGEAITVFTTRPDTLFGATYMVLAPEHDLVGKIVPTEWPEGTHQLWTGGAATPSEAVDAYRKQAAAKSDVERQAEAKDKTGVFTGAYATNPVSGDQVPVFIADYVLMGYGTGAIMAVPAHDSRDFEFARAFELPMRCVVRPTDDRDADPLEWEDAFSSYDGTIVNSTGEGVSLDGLGVVEAKAAITDWLAGRGIGEGTVNFRLRDWLFSRQRYWGEPFPIVYDEDGVAHPLPASMLPLELPEVEDYSPRTFEANDAASKPETPLSRNEAWVNVELDLGDGRGVRAFRRETNTMPNWAGSCWYELRYLDPNNGSALVDPEIEQYWMGPREGQPHGGVDLYVGGAEHAVLHLLYARFWSKVLFDLGHVSSVEPFHKLFNQGMIQAYAYTDSRGVYVPAAEVEERDGGWFYQGEPVKREHGKMGKSLKNAVTPDEICEEYGADTLRLYEMAMGPLDVSRPWDTRAVVGQYRLLQRLWRNIVDEETGAVTVVDAEPGEGTLRALHKAIDGAGSDMEGLRFNTAIAKITELNNTLTKAGRPLERSVAERLVLLVAPLAPHIAEELWHRLGHSESVVHQDFPVADPAYVVDESVTCVVQIKGKVKARLEVSPEISDAELEQLALGDEAVVAALGGAEIRKVIVRAPKLVNIVV